GTCGTGGCCTCGACACCGCTCGTCCAGCGGTACTCGGGGTGACCGGGGCAGCGGGAGCCGAGCTGACGGAACGACTTCAGGTCGTCGAGCGTCACCGCCGGCCGTCCCAGCACCTCGTAGTCCGGGTCGACGGCACGGACGCCGGTCAGATGGAGCAGGGACCACAGCAGCATCGAGGCGTGCCCTTCGGAGAGCACGAAGCGGTCGCGGTTGGGCCAGATCGGGTCCTGGGGATCGAACCGCAGGAACCGCTGCCAGAGGGTGTAGGCGACGGGCGCGATCCCCATGGGCGTGCCCGGGTGGCCGGACTGGGCCTTCTGGACGGCATCCATGCAGAGACCGCGGACGGTGTTCACCGACAGCGTGTCCAGGTCGGTCATGATCGTTCCCCGATCTCGGTGGGCTCAGGTCGGTCCGTCGCCCGGCGCGCCCGGCGACGGCGGTCCGGCGTTGGGTGGGCCGCGCAGCGTTGGCGATCCTGCTCGGAGGATGCCGGGAGCGCCCGCTGCGACGCCCCACCCGCGACGGATGACATGCGTCAGGCGTGCGGAACGACGGCGACGGGACAGAGAGCGTGGTGGATCACCGCATGGGTCACCGAACCGATGTGCGCGCCCGATGCCGCCCTGCGCCGGCCGACGACAACAAGTCCCGCATCGGACGCGGCCTGGACGAGGTGGCCGGCCGCCCGCCCGGGAGCCGCCTCCTCGGACACCTTCACGCCCGGGAACCTGTCCCGGTGGGGACGCACCGCGTCCGACAGCGCCGACTCCAGCTCCGCCTTGGTCCCAGGGTCGGGGCCGCCGTGCCCGGCAGTCGCGGCATGGTGGTGAAAGCCCGGAAAGTGCCAGGTGTGCACGATGTGCAACGGGACGGCGTGTCGGGCCGCGAAGTCGAACGCGAAGTCGAGAAGTTCGTCCTTCACATCGTGTACGTCCAGACCGAGGACCACTTTTCGGCGTCCGTCGCCACCGGGGGTGCCGGCGCTTGCCTCGCGGTCGCCGTAATCCGGCCGTACGAGTACCACCGGGTGCTTGGCCTCCGCCACGACCTCCTGCCCCACCGAGCCGACGATGAAGCCGCCGACGGTGCCGAGTCCGGGCGACCCCAGGACGAGAAGGTCCGCGTCGGAGCCTGCGGCCAGCAGCGCCCTGGCGGGGGCGTCCTCGACCTCCTCCGTGGCCATGGCGACCCCCGACCGGCGCGCCCGGACGCGCTCCTCCATCGCGCCCAGCAGAGTCTGCTCCCGGTCGGTCCGGGTCTCGCGGGACGGCTTCACGGCCTGGAGCTGGTGCTCCTGCCACTGCGAGGCGTTCACCAG
This portion of the Streptomyces sp. NBC_01750 genome encodes:
- a CDS encoding universal stress protein — encoded protein: MSRPVVVGVDDSDECLAAVDWAADEAAARGTGLRLVNASQWQEHQLQAVKPSRETRTDREQTLLGAMEERVRARRSGVAMATEEVEDAPARALLAAGSDADLLVLGSPGLGTVGGFIVGSVGQEVVAEAKHPVVLVRPDYGDREASAGTPGGDGRRKVVLGLDVHDVKDELLDFAFDFAARHAVPLHIVHTWHFPGFHHHAATAGHGGPDPGTKAELESALSDAVRPHRDRFPGVKVSEEAAPGRAAGHLVQAASDAGLVVVGRRRAASGAHIGSVTHAVIHHALCPVAVVPHA